The following are encoded together in the Streptomyces flavofungini genome:
- a CDS encoding D-alanyl-D-alanine carboxypeptidase family protein gives MVIRYLSRPVGRATAVRATALATGALVCLAGPAVGAEPTPPKPPPAYSSSLLDRPGTQVRPGPRTPPLPRGLSALSWVVSDARTGDVLAAHDAHRRLPPASTLKSLFALTALPRLHPDTRHTVTGRELSRVGSGSSLVGVAAGRSYRVSDLWRGVFLSSGNDAVHVLAGMNGGWDETVRQMRAKARALGARDTHVVSPDGYDAPGQVSSAYDLAVFGRAGLADPQFARYCSTTVARFPGGNWSYPIRNTNRLLTGADGVARYPGLIGVKNGYTSGAGNTLIAAAHRGARTVLVTVMNPRRGGHAVYEEARSLLDWGFAAAGRTQPVGSLVPAKPRKAPDRTRQTAAAAIVPPTATDDGSDWPALVLVGVGSTALIAGCVVIVRRRAATVARRRALGGELLP, from the coding sequence ATGGTCATCAGGTACCTTTCACGCCCGGTCGGGCGCGCCACCGCGGTGCGCGCCACAGCCCTCGCCACCGGGGCCCTGGTCTGCCTCGCGGGACCGGCCGTCGGCGCCGAACCCACGCCCCCGAAGCCACCGCCCGCGTACTCCTCGTCCCTGCTCGACCGGCCCGGAACGCAGGTGCGTCCGGGACCTCGCACACCGCCCCTGCCCCGCGGACTCAGCGCCCTGTCCTGGGTGGTGTCCGACGCCCGGACGGGCGATGTGCTCGCCGCGCACGACGCGCACCGCCGGCTGCCGCCCGCCTCCACCCTCAAGTCCCTGTTCGCCCTGACGGCGCTGCCGCGGCTGCACCCCGACACCCGACACACCGTCACCGGCCGCGAGCTGTCCCGCGTCGGCAGCGGCAGCAGCCTGGTGGGGGTCGCGGCGGGCCGCAGCTACCGGGTCTCCGACCTGTGGCGAGGGGTGTTCCTCAGCTCCGGCAACGACGCCGTGCACGTGCTCGCCGGGATGAACGGCGGCTGGGACGAGACCGTCCGGCAGATGCGCGCCAAGGCCCGCGCGCTCGGCGCCCGCGACACGCACGTGGTCTCGCCCGACGGCTACGACGCACCGGGGCAGGTGTCGTCCGCGTACGACCTGGCGGTGTTCGGGCGGGCCGGGCTCGCCGATCCGCAGTTCGCCCGCTACTGCTCGACGACCGTCGCCCGCTTCCCCGGCGGAAACTGGTCCTACCCCATCCGGAACACCAACCGGCTCCTGACCGGCGCCGACGGCGTGGCCCGCTACCCCGGCCTGATCGGCGTCAAGAACGGCTACACCAGCGGCGCCGGGAACACGCTGATCGCCGCCGCGCACCGGGGCGCGCGCACGGTCCTGGTGACGGTGATGAACCCGCGGCGAGGCGGCCACGCAGTGTACGAGGAGGCCAGGTCGCTGCTGGACTGGGGCTTCGCCGCGGCCGGCCGGACGCAGCCCGTGGGCTCGCTGGTTCCCGCCAAGCCCCGCAAGGCCCCGGACCGGACGCGGCAGACCGCGGCGGCCGCGATCGTGCCGCCCACGGCCACCGACGACGGCTCCGACTGGCCCGCCCTCGTCCTGGTCGGCGTCGGGTCGACCGCGCTGATCGCCGGGTGCGTGGTGATCGTGCGGCGCCGGGCGGCTACGGTGGCCCGACGCAGAGCACTGGGAGGGGAGTTGCTGCCGTGA